The Vibrio astriarenae genome contains a region encoding:
- a CDS encoding prepilin-type N-terminal cleavage/methylation domain-containing protein → MNNKGFTLIELVVVIVILGILAVTAAPRFLNLQENARKSSLQGLKGAMEGAAGITYGKAAVENQERSSAAVDVAGIETRWGFPTASSAGIEAAVTGLDSNDWVLSHEGQSNDDTAYTVVTFYDADKEGDTSAITDTGCYVRYDQAQGTEINQVASATVFDDNC, encoded by the coding sequence ATGAATAATAAAGGTTTTACATTAATAGAGCTGGTTGTTGTCATTGTTATTCTCGGCATTTTAGCTGTAACAGCGGCACCTAGATTTCTTAATTTGCAGGAAAATGCGAGAAAGTCCTCTCTACAAGGCTTAAAAGGGGCCATGGAAGGTGCGGCTGGAATCACTTACGGCAAGGCTGCAGTCGAAAACCAAGAACGGTCTTCTGCTGCGGTAGACGTAGCAGGTATAGAAACTCGATGGGGCTTTCCAACGGCAAGCTCAGCAGGTATCGAGGCAGCCGTTACAGGTTTAGATAGTAATGATTGGGTTTTGTCTCATGAAGGGCAATCCAATGACGATACGGCCTACACTGTTGTGACATTTTACGATGCTGATAAAGAAGGCGATACGAGTGCGATTACTGATACTGGTTGTTACGTAAGGTACGATCAAGCACAAGGAACAGAAATCAATCAAGTTGCTTCTGCTACTGTTTTTGATGACAACTGCTAG
- a CDS encoding prepilin-type N-terminal cleavage/methylation domain-containing protein: protein MKKNQQRGFTLVELIVVIVVLGLLAVAALPRFVDVTEEAKKSSIEGVAGGFATAVLSARAQWEAEARPNISSDNYVNYDGTEFWLTRATNNGGNDTGFRNGYPYALKTSDSAPGQGTTNARCIELMENLLQSPPKVGTVAQASSDSSYKYSAEADGAADTCTYVQREGSSEHEFVYELTTGRVTVTLE from the coding sequence ATGAAAAAGAACCAACAACGTGGCTTTACACTAGTGGAACTTATTGTAGTTATAGTCGTTCTTGGTTTGTTAGCGGTTGCTGCACTACCGAGATTTGTTGACGTAACAGAAGAGGCTAAAAAGTCGAGTATTGAAGGGGTTGCAGGTGGCTTTGCTACTGCAGTCCTTTCAGCTAGAGCTCAGTGGGAGGCTGAAGCTCGTCCTAACATCAGTTCAGATAATTATGTCAATTATGACGGTACTGAGTTTTGGCTGACACGTGCAACCAATAATGGTGGGAATGATACGGGTTTTCGCAATGGGTACCCTTATGCCCTCAAAACCAGTGACTCAGCTCCGGGCCAAGGCACGACGAATGCTCGCTGTATCGAGTTAATGGAGAACCTTCTTCAAAGCCCACCAAAGGTCGGTACGGTTGCACAAGCTTCCTCAGACTCCAGTTATAAATACTCAGCTGAAGCTGATGGCGCTGCAGACACTTGTACCTACGTTCAGCGAGAGGGCTCAAGCGAGCACGAGTTCGTTTATGAACTCACAACGGGACGTGTAACTGTCACGTTAGAATAA
- a CDS encoding MSHA biogenesis protein MshF: MADNYRRLQTAIWGCVVLLLIAVFLQHWRKMERPIVDTAFIIAGKVILEQANIYHQEWLLLKQPTSLFLDGRDLYINNKGWVVPINSLGEMDCYYWWSALYPANQILKSDFESVESEVNGNDYHCSYYGNNQSLSISLVNNRFSVDVTLVAK, from the coding sequence ATGGCGGATAACTATCGGCGCTTACAAACTGCAATATGGGGTTGTGTCGTGCTTTTATTGATTGCCGTGTTTTTACAGCATTGGCGCAAAATGGAAAGACCGATAGTTGATACAGCATTTATCATTGCAGGCAAAGTGATTTTAGAGCAAGCAAATATTTATCACCAAGAGTGGCTATTACTGAAGCAGCCTACTAGCTTGTTTTTAGATGGTCGAGATTTATACATCAACAATAAAGGGTGGGTTGTCCCGATTAACTCTCTAGGGGAGATGGATTGTTACTATTGGTGGTCAGCGCTTTATCCGGCAAATCAGATACTGAAAAGTGATTTTGAGTCAGTCGAATCTGAAGTTAACGGAAATGACTACCATTGTTCGTATTATGGTAACAATCAGAGCTTATCCATTAGTCTTGTGAATAATAGGTTTTCGGTTGATGTGACTTTGGTTGCTAAATGA
- a CDS encoding type II secretion system protein, giving the protein MTKKNGFTLVELIVVILILGIMSSYAASRYLGKSSFSAYTYQEAAVSVIRQVQVNRMQSNLHDESGDLTPFILSVKDQCLGSLYSCVQNDPNITQRSDLIAIDSGSFSAREMCPTNSAVDSVSFDLLGNPALDKNQPDPKVQITIDDGEVVAFLCINSQGYVSKGECLC; this is encoded by the coding sequence ATGACCAAGAAAAACGGATTTACTTTAGTCGAATTGATCGTTGTGATCCTTATCTTGGGAATCATGTCTTCCTATGCTGCCAGCCGATACCTCGGAAAAAGTAGCTTTTCTGCGTATACCTACCAAGAAGCCGCTGTTTCTGTTATTCGTCAGGTTCAAGTTAATCGTATGCAATCAAATTTGCATGATGAGTCTGGTGACTTAACTCCGTTTATTTTATCTGTAAAAGATCAATGCCTTGGTTCGCTGTACTCCTGTGTGCAAAATGATCCAAATATAACTCAACGTAGTGATCTCATCGCTATCGATTCAGGCTCGTTTTCAGCCAGAGAAATGTGTCCGACAAATTCAGCTGTAGATTCTGTGAGTTTTGATTTGTTGGGTAATCCCGCACTTGATAAAAACCAGCCTGATCCTAAGGTGCAAATAACGATAGATGATGGTGAAGTCGTGGCATTTCTTTGCATTAACTCTCAAGGGTATGTATCGAAGGGAGAGTGCTTGTGTTGA
- a CDS encoding type II secretion system F family protein: MPTYQYQGRHLDGNKANGKIEAATEELAAEALMNKGIIPTQISEGGSGGLNLDLQSLFTPAVPLEVLVIFCRQLYSLTKAGVPLLRAMRGLTQNCSNKQLKEALEEVCAELTNGRGLAASMQLHSRVFSPLFVSMVNVGENTGRLDEALLQLAGYYEQEVETRKRIKTAMRYPSFVISFIVIALFILNIKVIPQFTSMFSRFGVDLPLPTRIIIGMSEFFVDYWAWMLAAIFGGLFAFQAWVRTAEGQEKWGKIRLRIPIVGGIVNRALMARFSRTFALMLKSGIPLNQSLALAAEALDNKYLEARLLEMKSQIESGSTVSSTAVTSGIFTPLVIQMISVGEETGRIDELLLEVADFYEREVDYDLKTLTARIEPILLLIVAGMVLLLALGIFLPMWGMLDAIRG; this comes from the coding sequence ATGCCTACTTATCAATATCAAGGGCGCCATCTTGATGGTAACAAAGCCAACGGAAAAATCGAAGCTGCAACTGAAGAACTGGCAGCTGAAGCGTTGATGAACAAGGGGATTATTCCTACGCAGATATCAGAAGGCGGCTCTGGTGGCCTCAACCTTGATCTGCAAAGCTTGTTCACTCCAGCGGTACCGTTGGAGGTGTTGGTGATTTTCTGTCGTCAGCTATACAGCTTGACTAAGGCAGGCGTACCACTGTTGCGTGCAATGCGAGGTTTGACCCAAAACTGTTCCAATAAACAGTTGAAAGAAGCACTGGAAGAAGTGTGTGCCGAACTAACCAATGGTCGCGGTCTTGCGGCTTCGATGCAGTTACATTCTCGTGTGTTTAGCCCCCTGTTTGTCTCCATGGTAAACGTTGGTGAAAATACGGGTCGTTTGGATGAGGCGCTGTTGCAACTGGCTGGTTATTACGAGCAGGAAGTGGAAACTCGCAAGCGAATTAAAACCGCGATGCGTTATCCAAGCTTTGTTATCAGCTTTATCGTGATCGCCCTTTTTATTCTGAATATTAAGGTGATACCGCAATTCACCAGCATGTTCAGTCGTTTTGGTGTCGATTTACCACTCCCCACACGCATCATTATCGGCATGTCAGAATTTTTTGTTGATTACTGGGCATGGATGTTAGCGGCAATTTTTGGTGGCCTGTTTGCGTTTCAGGCATGGGTGCGCACGGCAGAAGGGCAAGAAAAGTGGGGCAAAATCCGCCTCAGAATCCCGATTGTCGGTGGCATCGTCAATCGTGCCTTAATGGCGCGCTTTTCTCGAACGTTTGCCTTGATGCTGAAATCAGGCATCCCGTTAAACCAGTCTCTCGCATTGGCGGCAGAGGCATTAGACAACAAATACCTCGAAGCTCGTTTGCTTGAGATGAAATCACAAATCGAGTCGGGCAGCACGGTGTCATCAACCGCGGTGACGAGTGGTATTTTTACCCCACTCGTTATTCAGATGATCTCGGTGGGTGAAGAAACCGGTCGTATCGATGAGTTGTTGTTGGAAGTAGCGGATTTCTATGAGCGTGAGGTGGACTACGATTTGAAAACTCTTACCGCACGTATTGAACCGATCTTATTGCTGATTGTCGCTGGGATGGTGTTGTTGTTAGCCCTTGGTATCTTCTTACCTATGTGGGGAATGCTAGATGCTATCAGAGGTTAG
- a CDS encoding type II secretion system protein, producing MKRQGGFTLIELVVVIVILGILAVTAAPKFLNLQEDARKSSLQGLKGAMTGAAGIVYGKAAINGVERESDDSVEGIATVYGYPSATSAGIALAVTGLSEDWSGFESTSGAVNTYVVTFKDDSLDAGTVESGNCFVYYQQATSTAVGTEANAFVVDSGC from the coding sequence ATGAAAAGACAAGGCGGTTTCACACTAATCGAATTGGTGGTAGTCATCGTTATTCTGGGCATTCTGGCAGTTACTGCTGCGCCTAAGTTCCTTAACCTTCAAGAAGATGCACGTAAATCTTCACTACAAGGCCTGAAAGGCGCTATGACAGGAGCGGCAGGCATCGTGTATGGCAAAGCAGCAATTAATGGCGTAGAAAGAGAAAGTGATGATAGTGTAGAGGGCATTGCTACAGTATATGGCTACCCGTCAGCAACTTCAGCAGGCATTGCGTTAGCAGTTACTGGTCTATCTGAAGACTGGAGTGGCTTCGAGAGTACCTCTGGTGCAGTTAATACATATGTGGTTACTTTTAAGGATGATTCGCTTGATGCTGGAACTGTTGAAAGCGGAAATTGTTTCGTTTACTACCAACAAGCCACAAGCACTGCTGTTGGCACAGAAGCGAATGCATTTGTAGTTGATTCTGGCTGCTAA